From a single Silene latifolia isolate original U9 population chromosome 6, ASM4854445v1, whole genome shotgun sequence genomic region:
- the LOC141586985 gene encoding transcription factor bHLH140-like, translated as MENDDSMSKKGEDEKKGKTLVVIMMGAPGSGKSTFCDHVMSASSRPWVRICQDNINNGKSGTKVQCLSNAAVALKENKSVFIDRCNLDREQRTEFVKLGSSDVGVHVVVLDLPAKLCISRSVKRTGHEGNLQGGKAAAVVNRMLQKKELPKLSEGFSRITICQTEHDVQEAVTTYSLLGPSDTLPSGCYGLKSPDTKKQVGIMKFLKKVDPPTNVVSSSSNTPSSSSCQSIKEKQTCNEVPIPDLSGRAKDEQTKGEHIKFESACDTSALTAAPTLAFPSISTDGFQFDIEKASDIIVEKVEEYIKKLGNARLVMIDLTHHSRILSLVKAKVAERNIDPNKFFTFVGDITCLYSKGGLRCNVIANAANWRLRPGGGGVNAAIFNAAGPSLEIATKERAKSLSPGKAIVVPLPSISPLFKREAVTHVIHVLGPNMNPERPNCLNNNYDEGCKILREAYSSLFEGFRTILKSQTMATERGSGKTHLKQSDNMSSDQKIKDEDGCSNERNKKHKGLKYEIDCDLADVRKEMQQLDKVKKNTSTSKAWASWALALYNIAMNPQKHEKDVLETTADVVVINDAYPKAKKHILVIARANGLDGIRDVCKEHLVLLEMMHKVGMGWVERFLQEDESLIFRLGFHSVPSMRQLHLHVISQDFDSESLKNKKHWNSFNTEFFRDAVDVIEEIEKFGTPSLGDESLLLKELRCHRCKSAHPNIPRLKSHISQCRASFPTELLRKGRLIQASPKTNCIP; from the exons ATGGAAAATGATGATTCAATGTCTAAAAAAG GAGAAGATGAGAAAAAGGGGAAAACATTGGTGGTGATAATGATGGGTGCACCGGGTAGTGGCAAGTCCACCTTCTGCGATCATGTCATGTCTGCTTCCTCTCGTCCTTGGGTTCGCATTTGCCAG GATAATATTAACAATGGTAAATCTGGAACCAAAGTCCAATGCTTAAGCAATGCAGCTGTAGCGTTGAAAGAGAACAAAAGTGTATTCATTGACAGATGCAATCTGGATAGAGAACAACGTACTGAGTTTGTCAAGCTTGGTAGCTCTGACGTAGGCGTGCATGTTGTAGTGCTTGATCTGCCAGCTAAGCTTTGTATCTCAAGGTCCGTGAAGCGCACTGGTCATGAAGGCAATTTGCAGGGTGGAAAAGCAGCTGCTGTTGTGAATAGAATGCTGCAAAAGAAGGAATTACCAAAGCTTAGTGAGGGATTTTCTCGAATAACCATCTGTCAGACTGAGCATGATGTTCAAGAAGCCGTCACAACATATAGCTTGCTTGGGCCATCGGATACCCTACCATCAGGTTGTTATGGGCTGAAGAGCCCAGATACCAAGAAGCAGGTTGGTATAATGAAATTCCTAAAGAAAGTAGATCCTCCTACCAACGTGGTCTCTAGTTCAAGTAACACCCCGAGCTCTTCCTCTTGTCAATCTATTAAAGAAAAACAGACCTGCAATGAAGTGCCTATACCTGATTTGTCTGGACGTGCTAAAGATGAGCAAACGAAGGGCGAGCATATCAAGTTTGAATCTGCTTGTGACACTTCTGCGTTAACTGCGGCTCCCACCTTAGCTTTCCCCTCAATTTCAACAGATGGCTTTCAGTTTGACATTGAGAAGGCTTCTGATATCATTGTTGAGAAAGTAGAGGAATACATCAAAAAACTTGGAAATGCAAGGCTTGTGATGATAGATTTGACTCATCATTCAAGAATCTTGTCCTTGGTTAAGGCCAAAGTTGCAGAACGAAATATTGACCCAAATAAGTTTTTCACATTTGTGGGAGATATTACCTGCCTATATTCTAAAGGAGGTTTACGCTGTAATGTCATAGCTAACGCTGCTAATTG GCGATTAAGACCAGGAGGAGGGGGTGTGAATGCTGCCATATTTAATGCTGCAGGTCCAAGTCTAGAGATTGCCACTAAAGAAAGAGCCAAGTCTCTATCTCCCGGAAAGGCCATTGTTGTTCCACTTCCTTCTATTTCACCTTTATTTAAAAGAGAAGCAGTAACTCATGTCATTCATGTTCTTGGACCAAACATGAATCCAGAAAGACCAAACTGTTTGAATAATAACTACGATGAAGGCTGTAAAATCCTCCGAGAGGCTTACTCATCtctttttgaaggttttagaACCATTCTTAAGTCTCAGACAATGGCAACAGAACGAGGGAGTGGGAAAACCCACCTAAAGCAATCGGATAATATGTCCTCTGATCAGAAGATAAAGGACGAGGATGGATGTAGCAATGAGAGAAATAAAAAGCACAAGGGACTAAAATATGAAATTGATTGTGACCTAGCTGATGTCAGAAAGGAGATGCAGCAACTAGATAAAGTGAAAAAAAATACTAGTACATCTAAGGCTTGGGCGTCTTGGGCTCTAGCTCTGTACAACATAGCAATGAATCCGCAGAAGCATGAGAAGGATGTTTTGGAGACAACCGCTGATGTTGTTGTGATAAATGATGCTTACCCAAAG GCAAAAAAGCACATTCTTGTAATTGCACGTGCCAATGGTCTGGATGGCATCAGAGATGTTTGCAAGGAGCACCTTGTTTTATTAGAAATGATGCATAAAGTAGGAATGGGGTGGGTCGAGAGGTTCTTACAGGAAGACGAGTCTTTAATTTTCCGCCTTGGATTTCATTCG GTTCCGTCTATGAGGCAATTGCACCTTCATGTTATCAGTCAAGATTTCGATTCAGAGTCTTTGAAGAACAAGAAGCACTGGAACTCTTTTAACACTGAATTTTTTCGAGATGCGGTTGATGTGATTGAGGAGATTGAGAAGTTTGGGACGCCGTCACTAGGAGATGAGAGCCTTCTATTGAAAGAATTGCGATGCCACCGGTGCAAGAGCGCACACCCAAATATACCTCGCCTCAAGTCACACATTAGCCAATGTCGTGCCTCTTTCCCTACTGAGCTACTTCGAAAAGGTCGTCTTATACAAGCATCACCCAAAACAAATTGCATTCCGTAG
- the LOC141586986 gene encoding dnaJ protein ERDJ3A-like — MNVGLKLGTIVLVSLIVFVAQAKHPADPYKILGVDRSASQRDIKKAFHKLSLKYHPDKNKEKGAQQKFEEINNAYEILSDEQKRKNYDLYGDEKGGPSFDSGNAGDSGGYTYFTSGGSGQSQWQNMGGEKEQSFSFSFGGPSGGNPFGFGLNDIFSNFFGGSGGGSSGFRFGGSQFGGSHSSGGSQFGGSHSSGGPQSGPKTSPKTIRVVNSKVFEKEINDKGLTWLLLSFRPSKTLPQHDQSILEEVANSLKGALKVGKVNCEIESSFCKTHKLNPYGAPRLFVYSFITSESGSFVEYSGDWDLRALKSFCQEHLPRFSRRISLDNFAPSFGDREKLPRVMLLSTRKDTPVIWRTLSGLYRKRLIFYDAQVRDVSDSAVKRLGVSALPAIVGWLANGEQQILKAGVSVKDVESAVQELGLLLDSFEKKNKKVASTRPKKTESESSGRQIPHLTTLNFHDICGEENPVCLLGVFRSSKAKRKLESILSVVSQKSLSRRRLSSDSKDSISYAIVDATQQQTFLDAFDRFRFKSQDKFLLAYKPRKGKYAAFTADLTEEEAEKFIGSVLSGDVQFSKTRQKPLIK; from the exons ATGAATGTGGGTTTAAAGCTCGGTACAATCGTATTAGTTTCGTTAATCGTTTTTGTTGCTCAAGCTAAGCACCCTGCTGATCCTTATAAG ATTCTAGGTGTTGATCGAAGTGCGAGTCAGCGTGATATCAAGAAGGCTTTTCACAA ACTTTCCCTAAAGTACCATCCGGATAAGAACAAAGAGAAGGGTGCTCAGCAGAAGTTTGAGGAGATTAACAACG CATATGAAATTTTGTCTGATGAGCAAAAGAGGAAAAATTATGATCTTTATGGCGACGAGAAAGGTGGCCCATCCTTTGATAGTGGAAATGCAGGAGATTCTGGTGGATATACCTACTTCACAAGTGGGGGGTCTGGACAGAGCCAGTGGCAGAATATGGGTGGCGAAAAAGAGCAGTCTTTCTCCTTTTCTTTCGGTGGACCTAGTGGCGGGAACCCATTTGGTTTTGGTCTTAATGatatcttttcaaacttttttggGGGAAGTGGTGGTGGCAGTAGTGGTTTTCGGTTCGGTGGTTCGCAGTTTGGTGGATCTCATAGTTCAGGTGGTTCGCAGTTTGGTGGATCTCATAGTTCAGGTGGTCCCCAGTCTGGGCCTAAGACCTCACCGAAGACTATCCGAGTAGTAAATTCAAAAGTATTCGAGAAAGAAATAAATGATAAAGGGTTGACATGGCTTCTGCTATCCTTTAGACCCTCAAAGACATTGCCTCAACACGACCAATCAATTTTGGAGGAGGTTGCTAACTCACTCAAGGGAGCTTTGAAA GTTGGTAAAGTAAACTGCGAGATTGAATCTTCTTTTTGTAAGACCCATAAATTAAATCCGTATGGAGCACCCAGGCTTTTTGTATATTCCTTCATCACTAGTGAGAGTGGCTCTTTTGTGGAATATAGTGGTGACTGGGATTTAAGAGCTTTAAAGAGTTTCTGTCAGGAACACTTGCCACGGTTCTCAAGACGTATTAGCCTGGATAACTTTGCACCTTCCTTTGGAGACAGGGAAAAGTTACCGCGGGTCATGCTTCTCTCAACAAGGAAAGATACACCCGTGATTTGGCGTACTCTCAGTGGGTTGTACCGCAAACGTCTTATCTTCTATGACGCTCAG GTTCGTGATGTTTCAGATTCAGCCGTGAAGAGGTTGGGGGTGAGTGCACTCCCAGCTATAGTAGGATGGTTGGCAAATGGGGAGCAACAAATACTGAAAGCTGGAGTATCTGTGAAGGATGTAGAGTCCGCTGTTCAGGAACTTGGTCTCCTGCTTGACAGCTTCGAAAAGAAGAACAAGAAGGTTGCTTCGACTAGGCCCAAGAAAACCGAAAGTGAATCATCTGGTAGACAAATACCACACTTGACTACATTAAATTTTCATGATATATGTGGAGAAGAAAATCCTGTTTGCCTACTTGGTGTATTCAGATCTTCTAAAGCAAAGAGAAAACTCGAATCCATCCTTTCAGTG GTTTCCCAGAAATCATTATCAAGAAGACGATTATCATCCGATTCCAAGGACTCCATATCCTACGCAATAGTTGATGCCACTCAGCAACAAACATTTCTGGATGCCTTCGACAGATTCCGCTTTAAATCACAGGATAAGTTCTTGTTGGCCTATAAACCCCGTAAAGGTAAGTATGCAGCGTTTACTGCTGATTTGACTGAAGAGGAAGCTGAGAAGTTCATCGGATCTGTTTTGAGTGGTGATGTACAATTCAGTAAGACACGCCAAAAACCGCTAATCAAGTAG